A genomic segment from Solenopsis invicta isolate M01_SB chromosome 5, UNIL_Sinv_3.0, whole genome shotgun sequence encodes:
- the LOC120357922 gene encoding THAP domain-containing protein 6-like isoform X2, with protein MPLCIAIGCCNKSYRKSKEQINIEKNIAITFHRFPQDESKKLTWAKVMGLQMECLPKSSHLCSLHFSDDDFDRSSLIRIRLRENAIPISNISKVAGAEEVSLQSNTLSATSTESVHEDDSICEPEISRITLKRKREEESTSFGVYTEQPEDTPRKKLLRKTLMHQKKYYERQVQTLKQKNKRYEKRIAQLNTVLKELKQKSLLADEHADILKTIDLVSPSNYK; from the exons atgccgCTTTGTATTGCAATCGGTTGTTGCAATAAAAGCTACCGAAAAAGCAAAGagcaaattaatattgaaaaaaatattgcaattacaTTTCACCG ATTTCCACAAGatgaatcaaaaaaattaacttgggCTAAAGTTATGGGCCTTCAGATGGAATGTTTACCCAAGTCTTCACATTTATGCTCGTTGCATTTTTCGGACGACGACTTCGATCGCAGTTCCCTGATACGAATAAGATTGAGAGAAAATGCCATTCCAATT tcaaatatttcaaaagttgcGGGTGCAGAAGAAGTCTCTTTGCAAAGTAATACATTGTCAGCTACATCAACAGAGTCGGTGCACGAGGATGATTCGATT TGCGAGCCGGAAATAAGCAgaattacattaaaaagaaaaagagaagaagagtcTACTTCATTTGGTGTGTATACCGAGCAACCGGAGGATACACCACGGAAAAAATTATTGCGCAAAACTTTAATGCACcaaaagaaatattatgaaagGCAAGTGcaaacattaaaacaaaaaaataagcgGTATGAGAAACGGATCGCGCAATTGAATACAGTTCTAAAAGAACtcaaacaaaaaagtttattggcAGACGAACATGccgatatattaaaaacaatag ACTTGGTTTCCCCATCCAATTacaaatga
- the LOC120357922 gene encoding THAP domain-containing protein 6-like isoform X1: MPLCIAIGCCNKSYRKSKEQINIEKNIAITFHRFPQDESKKLTWAKVMGLQMECLPKSSHLCSLHFSDDDFDRSSLIRIRLRENAIPISNISKVAGAEEVSLQSNTLSATSTESVHEDDSICEPEISRITLKRKREEESTSFGVYTEQPEDTPRKKLLRKTLMHQKKYYERQVQTLKQKNKRYEKRIAQLNTVLKELKQKSLLADEHADILKTIGKSNIHLLKRLTAKSKISSSKKNLFLKNILLSLENLL, translated from the exons atgccgCTTTGTATTGCAATCGGTTGTTGCAATAAAAGCTACCGAAAAAGCAAAGagcaaattaatattgaaaaaaatattgcaattacaTTTCACCG ATTTCCACAAGatgaatcaaaaaaattaacttgggCTAAAGTTATGGGCCTTCAGATGGAATGTTTACCCAAGTCTTCACATTTATGCTCGTTGCATTTTTCGGACGACGACTTCGATCGCAGTTCCCTGATACGAATAAGATTGAGAGAAAATGCCATTCCAATT tcaaatatttcaaaagttgcGGGTGCAGAAGAAGTCTCTTTGCAAAGTAATACATTGTCAGCTACATCAACAGAGTCGGTGCACGAGGATGATTCGATT TGCGAGCCGGAAATAAGCAgaattacattaaaaagaaaaagagaagaagagtcTACTTCATTTGGTGTGTATACCGAGCAACCGGAGGATACACCACGGAAAAAATTATTGCGCAAAACTTTAATGCACcaaaagaaatattatgaaagGCAAGTGcaaacattaaaacaaaaaaataagcgGTATGAGAAACGGATCGCGCAATTGAATACAGTTCTAAAAGAACtcaaacaaaaaagtttattggcAGACGAACATGccgatatattaaaaacaataggTAAGAGTAATATACACTTGTTGAAGCGTTTAACAGCAAAGAGTAAAATATCAAGtagcaaaaaaaatctctttctaAAGAATATTCTCCTGAGCTTAGAAAATTTGCTTTAA
- the LOC120357922 gene encoding uncharacterized protein LOC120357922 isoform X3, translating to MGLQMECLPKSSHLCSLHFSDDDFDRSSLIRIRLRENAIPISNISKVAGAEEVSLQSNTLSATSTESVHEDDSICEPEISRITLKRKREEESTSFGVYTEQPEDTPRKKLLRKTLMHQKKYYERQVQTLKQKNKRYEKRIAQLNTVLKELKQKSLLADEHADILKTIGKSNIHLLKRLTAKSKISSSKKNLFLKNILLSLENLL from the exons ATGGGCCTTCAGATGGAATGTTTACCCAAGTCTTCACATTTATGCTCGTTGCATTTTTCGGACGACGACTTCGATCGCAGTTCCCTGATACGAATAAGATTGAGAGAAAATGCCATTCCAATT tcaaatatttcaaaagttgcGGGTGCAGAAGAAGTCTCTTTGCAAAGTAATACATTGTCAGCTACATCAACAGAGTCGGTGCACGAGGATGATTCGATT TGCGAGCCGGAAATAAGCAgaattacattaaaaagaaaaagagaagaagagtcTACTTCATTTGGTGTGTATACCGAGCAACCGGAGGATACACCACGGAAAAAATTATTGCGCAAAACTTTAATGCACcaaaagaaatattatgaaagGCAAGTGcaaacattaaaacaaaaaaataagcgGTATGAGAAACGGATCGCGCAATTGAATACAGTTCTAAAAGAACtcaaacaaaaaagtttattggcAGACGAACATGccgatatattaaaaacaataggTAAGAGTAATATACACTTGTTGAAGCGTTTAACAGCAAAGAGTAAAATATCAAGtagcaaaaaaaatctctttctaAAGAATATTCTCCTGAGCTTAGAAAATTTGCTTTAA